CCTCCCGGAGCGCGACCCGGATCGAACAAACTCGGCTGCACCAGCAGCACAAACGGAGCAACATCCGTCCGTCCCTCCCAGCAAGCCGCCTCCGAAGCCACAATCTCCTCGATCGTCCCCCCAAGATGCACCGTAGCCGCCCTCCGGCACTCCGGAGCCCTCCAAGGGATCGCCTCCGAGAGCGCGTAGTCGATCTTGAAAGCCCCCGGCCCGTACCGGAATCCCGCAAGCCGCCCCTTCGTCCCCGCCCCCAGCCGATCTCCCAGAATCCGCACCGCCTGACGCGGAGTCAGATCGAACATCGTGATATCTGCCGCAGGCAGATCCTCCAAACGCTCCACCCGCATCCCCAGCCGGATCTCTCCCCCAACCCCTCGCAAAATGCCCGCCAGCGCATCACTCAGGCTCTGCGCCCCACCCGCCGCAACCGGCCACCCCGTCGCGTGCCCAGCCGCCTGCAACACCAGCCCCACCGCCGAACTCAACGGAGACGTCAGCGGCATCACCGAGTGGGCCGCATTGCCGGCAAACAACGCCTTCGCCCGCACCCCCCGAAAACGCATCCCCGCCAGCGTGGTCGCCGGCATCACCGCCCCCATCCCAAACCGCCCAAGCACAACCGGATGCAGCGGAACATGCAGGACAGGCTGCAGAATCTCCCCCACAAGATCCTCCCACCCATCCACCAGCGGCCCAATCAATCCCCGATAAGCCGCACCATCGCTCCGCCCAAGGCTCGCCGCCGTCGACGCCAACCCATGCTCCATCATCACGGCGGAGCCATCATCCAGCGGATGAGCCAGCGGAGCCTCCGGCTCAACCCACCGAAACCCATACTCCGCCAGCGGAAGTGACCGGAAAAAGGGCGAGGCCACCCCCATCGGATAAACGGACGACCCAAGGTCGTGCCGAAATAAAGGCAAAGTCACTTCCCTCGTAGAAGCCGCCCCACCCACCCACTCCAGCGCCTCGTAAACCGTGACCGCCACCCCAGCCCGCGCCAGCGTAATCGCCGCCGCCAACCCATTCGGCCCTGCCCCGATCACATTGGCCCTTGCCATCCCGCTCCCTCAGATTCCCCGCACCAGCTTGGGTGCCCCACCTTCGGCAGTCCTATCGCCTAAGGTGGGTTCCCACGAACGCCAGCAACTAACCCTTCATCATCCTCGACCCCTTTAGCCCCTCCAGCAACCCCGCCGGATCCCGATAAATCTCGACGCACCCAGCCTTCCTCAAATCCTCCTCCCGCCACCCACCACACTCCACCCCGATCGTCTTTACCCCCGCCCGTCCAGCCGCCTGCGCATCCCAGGGCGTATCCCCCAGCGCGATCGTCTCCTCCGGCGCAAGCCCGAGCTTGCCTAACGCAGCGAGAAAGATATCCGGTTCCGGCTTCGAGTCTTCGGCGTCGTCGCTCGAGGTCTTCTCGTCGACCAGGGCCGAAATCCCCACAATCTCCAGATACTTGTCCAGTTCGCCCTTCGCCGCCGAAGAAGCCATGGCAATTCGAATCCCATGCCCCGTTATCGCCTCCATCAACTCCCGAGCCTGCGGAAACGGCTTCACCTGGCTCATATACTCCGCCTCAAAGAGCTTCTTCTTACACTCATTCAGCGGCTTCTCAATCTCCTTCAGCCGTTCTCTATCGACAAACAACGGCAGCATCTGGTCCCCACCCTTCCCGATCTGCCGTTGAATCTCCCCAACGGTCGCCGTAATCCCAAACGTCGCAAGACACCTCTGCCAACACTCCGCATGAAGTGTGTTGCTATCCACCAGCGTCCCATCCATGTCACAAAGAACAGCCTTCACCATCCCAACACCTCGCAGCACATACGGATGCCGTTTCCGCCCTACAAGTG
This genomic window from Granulicella sibirica contains:
- a CDS encoding phytoene desaturase family protein, encoding MARANVIGAGPNGLAAAITLARAGVAVTVYEALEWVGGAASTREVTLPLFRHDLGSSVYPMGVASPFFRSLPLAEYGFRWVEPEAPLAHPLDDGSAVMMEHGLASTAASLGRSDGAAYRGLIGPLVDGWEDLVGEILQPVLHVPLHPVVLGRFGMGAVMPATTLAGMRFRGVRAKALFAGNAAHSVMPLTSPLSSAVGLVLQAAGHATGWPVAAGGAQSLSDALAGILRGVGGEIRLGMRVERLEDLPAADITMFDLTPRQAVRILGDRLGAGTKGRLAGFRYGPGAFKIDYALSEAIPWRAPECRRAATVHLGGTIEEIVASEAACWEGRTDVAPFVLLVQPSLFDPGRAPGGRHTAWAYCHVPQGYAGDRTEAIERQIERFAPGFRDCVLARKTWTTGELEGWNANLVGGDLSGGAMTVGQIVARPTVSGYRTGVKGVYLCGSSTGPGGGVHGMCGYGAASVALRDLRG
- a CDS encoding HAD family hydrolase — translated: MVKAVLCDMDGTLVDSNTLHAECWQRCLATFGITATVGEIQRQIGKGGDQMLPLFVDRERLKEIEKPLNECKKKLFEAEYMSQVKPFPQARELMEAITGHGIRIAMASSAAKGELDKYLEIVGISALVDEKTSSDDAEDSKPEPDIFLAALGKLGLAPEETIALGDTPWDAQAAGRAGVKTIGVECGGWREEDLRKAGCVEIYRDPAGLLEGLKGSRMMKG